From the Pseudodesulfovibrio indicus genome, the window CATCAACAAGCCGATCCGGCAGAGCAACATGGACGCCGCCCTGAAACGGGCCGAGGAGCGCATCCTCTATTCCCGCGACACGAACACCGGCTACGCCGTCAGCCGTCGGGGAGGGATCGGCATGATCGAGCTGCGGGGCATCGTCAACTCCGTGGCCGAAAAACGGCTCGACCGCGCCTTTTCCGCCGCCCTGGAAGGGAGCGCGAAGCTGATCGTCTCCTTTGCGGGCAACACCGCCATCAACGGCGCGGGCATGGCCCTCCTCACCCAGCACCTGCTCTCCTGCCGGGACAACGGCACGCCCGTGGTCCTGGCCGAGCCCCCGGACAGCATCCGGAAATCCATCGAAATGGCGGGGCTCGAAAAACTGGCCCCCGTCCACGTGACCGTCGAGGAAGCCCTCGCCAACATCTGACCGTCAACCGCGAACGGAGTCCATCCCATGACGAAACGCCTCACCATGGCCCTGCTGCTGACCGCCGCGCTCCTGTGCTCCCAGGCCCTGGCCGGACCGCCAGTGGCGGGCGAGGTCCTTCCCCCCCTGACCATCGCCCCCCTCGCCGTCGAGGGGGACTCGGCCATCCTCGGACTAAAGGACAACTGCGTCTTCACCCTGGCCGACATCAAGACCGAGTACGTGCTGATCGAAATCCTGGGGGTCTATTGCCCGGTCTGCCGCGAGATGTCCTCGTCCCTGACCCGGCTGTACAAGCGGATCAGGAAGGCCCGGCTCGACGACCGCATCACCATGCTCGGCATCGCCGCCGGGGCCACCCCCATGGAAGTGCGGCACGTCCGGCCCAAGGACTACGTCTTCCCCGTGGCCCACGACACCGAATTCGAGATCCACAAGGCCCTGGCCGAACCCAAGACGCCCTACACCATGATCGTGGACCGGGAGGGCAAGGTGTACTACGCCCACCTGGGGATCATCCCGGACTTCAACGCCTTTTTCCAGGAAATCCAGAACCTGGTAAAATGATCAGCCCCAAGGACACCCCGGACGCGCCCGGCTCCCTGACGGGTACGGATCGCCAGCTCTTCCACCTGAAGAGCCTCTACGAGGCGTCCAGCGCCCTGGCCGTCCCGGCCAGGCCTGCCGATCTCCTCCGCGCCTTCCTGCCCGTGGCCATGGGGCCCCTCGGCCTGACCTTCGGGTTCGGGATACTCCTCCACGCCGGGGCGCTGACCATCGAAAGCCTGGGCCTCCAGCCCCCGGCGGCGGACCTCTACCGCGCCTCCGGGCTGGACCTGGTGCACAAGTTCTTTCCCGAGGACGCCGCGCCCGCGCACCCGTCCCGCCCGGTCATCCTGGCCGGGGAGCACCTGTCCCACGACCCCAACCTGCCCATGGGCACCGCCGCGGTCATCGCCCTGAGCATGGGCGCCGGGACCCACGCGGTCCTGGGCTTCGGCCCCAAGGTGGCCGGGGTCCCCCTGGACGCGGACGAGACCCGGCTGCTGGACGGTCTGGCCTCTGTCCTGGGCCACGCCCTGAACAACGCCACGGCCATGGAGTGCGTCCGGGACCTGAACACCTCCCTGGCCCGCAGGAACGACGACCTGCACCGCGCCCTGGGGGAATCGGAACGGGCCAGGGAAGCCCTCTCCAGGCACACCCTCCAGCTCCGCGCACTCTACGAGACCACCCTGGAGATGATCGACATCCACGAGCCGGGGGGCATTCTCGACGCCTTCCTGCTCTCCCTCATGGGGACCCTGTCCTTCACGGGCGGCTGGATAGCCCTGTACGGGCCGGGTCACGGCCGGGCCGAAGCGGTCTGCCGGGGGCTGGCCCCGTGCGTCAGGGAGGAGCTCGTTTCCGAAACGGGCCGGGGAGCCGTGCTGGCGCGGTTCGTGGCCCTCAAGGACCGCATCCCGCATGCCAATCACGCCTGCCTGGTGGACGATCCCGAGGAGCGGCAGGCGCTCCCGGCCCAGGCGGACGCGGCCGTGCTCTTCACCTTGGACCAGGGCTGGCAGGGGGCCATCGGCCTGAGCGCCCCGCTGTCCGGCGAGCGGGACGACGAACTTCTGGACGAAGACGCCCGGCAGCTGCTGCACTCGCTGGTCGCGAATTTCATGGTCACCCTGGGCAACGCCCGGCAGCTGGACCTCATCCGGGAGCTGAACTCGGAGCTGGCCGCCCGCAACGTGGACCTCCAGACCACCCTGGACGCCCTGACCTCGGCCAAGCGGGAGATCGACGTCCAGACCAAGGCCAAGGAGCACCTGGTGGCCCTGGTGCACGGCGAGGTGGAGCGGGTCTGGCGGGCCTCCTGGCTGGACATCTGCCTGATCCTGCTGGCCGGAGCGACCCTCGGCATCCTCTACAACCTGTCCAGCCCGGGCGGGATAGACCTGGTGCCGAAGTCTCTCCTGGCCCCGCCGCCGGTCATGATCGAAGCGGCGGAGGCCAGGCGGCTGGCCCGCGACGACAAGGCCGTGATCATCGACGCCCGGCCCGGCGACTTCTTCCTGCAAGGGCACATCCCGGACGCCGTCAACCTGCCCGAGGACCTGTTCGAGTTCGTCTATTCCATGAAGCTGTCCGACCTGGACCCGGCGGTGCCGCTGCTGGTCTACGGCCGGAACATCAGCCGCCGCTACGACGCCGACGTGGCCAGGCAGCTGGAGCTGCTCGGCCACGAACGGGTGCTGCTCATCAAGGGCGGGCTGGACGCCTGGAATGGCCTCGGCCCGGAGGAGGCCCCATGACCGCCGCGATCCGCGCCCTCCTGACCAGCCCCTGGCTGGCCCTGGCCTTCCGCCTCTACCTCGGCGGGCTGTTCGTCTACGCGGCCATGTACAAGATCAACTACGCCGCCGAATTCAGCACGACCATCGCCTCCTACCGCCTGATCCCCTATTGGGCGGTCAACGTCATGGCCCTGGTCATGCCGTGGACCGAGATCATCTGCGGGGCGATGCTGCTCCTCGGCGTGCGGGTCAAGTCGGTCACCGTGATCATCGGCGGCCTCCTCTCCGTCTTCACCCTGGCCATCTTCATCAACCTTCTCCGCAACGCGCCCATCAGTTGCGGATGCTTCCACACCCTCGAGGACCCCATCAGCTGGTGGACCGTGCTCCGCGACCTGACCTGGATCGGCATGACCGTCCACGTGCACTACTTCGACAGCGTCCTCCAGACCGATCAGCTGTTCCTCGGGAAACTCAGAAGGATACACACATGACCCGCCGCGACCTGCTGCTCCTGATGCTGCTCCCTGCCTTCACGGCCTGCGCCCCCGACAGGGACACCCTGCCCGGGGACTACTCGGCGAGGAACGGGGAGATCGAGATCCGACTCAGGCTGGGCAAGGACGGAAAGGGCGTCTGGTCCACGGACACCGACGAGATACCGTTCAAGTGGAGCCGCCGCGACGAGGGCCATATCTGGCTGCACACCGTTGCCGGCGGGGTCATTCCCGGCATCATCGAGGGGGAGGACATCCGCCTCACCCTTCCCGGCGTTCCCCCGCTGGTCTTCACCCCCCTGCCCTAGCTCGCGTCGCCCCCTTTCCCGCCTGTTTTTTCCTCCGGGAAGCCGGTGTCAAACCGTGGGGCGGAAATCAATTTATGCCAGAATTGACATAAAGTAGACGCAGCAATATCGCCATTCTGCTAAAAATAGCATGTTTTTTCGTGTGTAAAAACCGTTGCAAGAGCAAGTTCTTTGCCCGCCTGACCATTTTCCCTCATAAGGGGGATAACCAAAAAAATGGGAGAGGAACGCGAATGCGCTTGAACACCAACCTTATGCCGGCTTCGGCCCAGACAACCATGCCCTTTGCGGGCTTGGGTTTCGCCGTGGCCGAGGTCCGTGAAGCGGCCAAGTCGATGAGCCCGGTTCCTCACTGCCATGGTGGCAGCCAGGACGTCGTCGCCGCCGCTTTCGGGCCTGCCGTTCAAGTCGGCGGCTACAAACTGCTCGTGACCCTGGGTCGCGAGATCCGCGGGCGCTGACCCGCAAACACCAGGAGGTAGAATGCACACCAACCGTAGGAACTTCCTCAAGCTCTCCGCAGTCGCGGCCACGGCCACGGCTTTCGGCGGGTTGGGATTCGGTTGCAAGGCCGAGACGGCTCCCCTGCCCGACCGCGCCGCAGCCCTGGACCCCAAGTGGAGCAAACAGACCACCACCATCTGCTGCTACTGTGCCGTGGGTTGCGGGCTGGTCGTCAACACGTCCCTGAAGGACATGAAGGCGATCAACGTTGAAGGCGACCCGGACCACCCGATCAACGAAGGCGCGCTGTGCGCCAAGGGCGCGTCCATCTGGCAGCTGGCCGAAAACGACCGCCGCCCGGACTCCGTCCTCTACAGGGCTCCCTACGCCAAGGAATTCAAGAAGGTCTCCCTGTCCTGGGCGCTCGAAACCATCGCCCGCCGGATCAAGGACACCCGCGACAAGACCTGGACCGAGAAAAACGCCAAGGGCCAGGTGGTCAACCGCTGCGACGGCATCGCCTCCGTCGGTTCGGCCGCTCTCGACAACGAGGAGTGCTGGGCTTACCAGACCATGCTCCGCAGCCTCGGCCTGGTGTATGTGGAACACCAGGCTAGGATCTGACACAGCGCGACTGTTGCGGCTCTGGCAGAGTCGTTCGGACGCGGTGCGATGACCAATCACTGGATCGACATCCAGAACTCTGATTGCATTCTTATCATGGGCAGCAACGCTGCCGAAAACCATCCCATCTCTTTCAAGTGGGTGACCAGGGCGCAGGAAAAGGGCGCAACCCTGATCCACGTCGACCCCCGCTTCACCAGGACCTCGGCCAAGGCCGACTTCTACGCCGGCATCCGTTCGGGCGCCGACATCGCCGTCCTCGGCG encodes:
- a CDS encoding response regulator, whose amino-acid sequence is MPSKILVIDDERPTLSMFRLFLEAYGYEVFTAENGPDGIDLCRAHAIPLVLTDIRMPGMDGMEVLRLIKEGSPATEVIVITGHGDMDLALKALSLGATDFINKPIRQSNMDAALKRAEERILYSRDTNTGYAVSRRGGIGMIELRGIVNSVAEKRLDRAFSAALEGSAKLIVSFAGNTAINGAGMALLTQHLLSCRDNGTPVVLAEPPDSIRKSIEMAGLEKLAPVHVTVEEALANI
- a CDS encoding rhodanese-like domain-containing protein — translated: MISPKDTPDAPGSLTGTDRQLFHLKSLYEASSALAVPARPADLLRAFLPVAMGPLGLTFGFGILLHAGALTIESLGLQPPAADLYRASGLDLVHKFFPEDAAPAHPSRPVILAGEHLSHDPNLPMGTAAVIALSMGAGTHAVLGFGPKVAGVPLDADETRLLDGLASVLGHALNNATAMECVRDLNTSLARRNDDLHRALGESERAREALSRHTLQLRALYETTLEMIDIHEPGGILDAFLLSLMGTLSFTGGWIALYGPGHGRAEAVCRGLAPCVREELVSETGRGAVLARFVALKDRIPHANHACLVDDPEERQALPAQADAAVLFTLDQGWQGAIGLSAPLSGERDDELLDEDARQLLHSLVANFMVTLGNARQLDLIRELNSELAARNVDLQTTLDALTSAKREIDVQTKAKEHLVALVHGEVERVWRASWLDICLILLAGATLGILYNLSSPGGIDLVPKSLLAPPPVMIEAAEARRLARDDKAVIIDARPGDFFLQGHIPDAVNLPEDLFEFVYSMKLSDLDPAVPLLVYGRNISRRYDADVARQLELLGHERVLLIKGGLDAWNGLGPEEAP
- a CDS encoding MauE/DoxX family redox-associated membrane protein, which produces MTAAIRALLTSPWLALAFRLYLGGLFVYAAMYKINYAAEFSTTIASYRLIPYWAVNVMALVMPWTEIICGAMLLLGVRVKSVTVIIGGLLSVFTLAIFINLLRNAPISCGCFHTLEDPISWWTVLRDLTWIGMTVHVHYFDSVLQTDQLFLGKLRRIHT
- a CDS encoding TlpA disulfide reductase family protein, yielding MTKRLTMALLLTAALLCSQALAGPPVAGEVLPPLTIAPLAVEGDSAILGLKDNCVFTLADIKTEYVLIEILGVYCPVCREMSSSLTRLYKRIRKARLDDRITMLGIAAGATPMEVRHVRPKDYVFPVAHDTEFEIHKALAEPKTPYTMIVDREGKVYYAHLGIIPDFNAFFQEIQNLVK